Proteins from a genomic interval of Sphingopyxis sp. QXT-31:
- a CDS encoding F0F1 ATP synthase subunit C → MEAEAAKLIGAGLAAIGAGMAAIGVGNVFGSFLESALRNPAAADGQQGRLFIGFAAAELLGLLAFVVAMILLFVV, encoded by the coding sequence ATGGAAGCAGAAGCAGCAAAGCTGATCGGTGCAGGTCTCGCCGCCATCGGTGCCGGCATGGCCGCCATCGGCGTGGGTAATGTGTTCGGCAGCTTCCTCGAAAGCGCGCTGCGCAACCCCGCCGCCGCCGACGGCCAGCAGGGCCGCCTGTTCATCGGCTTCGCCGCAGCCGAACTTCTCGGCCTGCTGGCGTTCGTCGTTGCGATGATCCTGCTCTTCGTCGTCTGA
- a CDS encoding F0F1 ATP synthase subunit A gives MAAESGKIDPMHQFEVTPLGGGFNLGGHEVLFTNSALWMVIAAVVLGLFMWGGMRRQLVPGRWQAAVEGFTGFISNMMMANIGTEGRKYTPYVFSLFMFILFCNLLGMLPLGVLGLHPFTVTSHIAITGVLALLSFSIVLVVGFWRHGLHFFSLFVPHGTPLPMIPFIAVIEFISFMIRPFSLGLRLFVAMTAGHVLLKVLSGFVINGFNAENAIIGSVVSLLSFTLMIGISALELLVAGIQAYVFALLTSLYINDAVNLH, from the coding sequence GTGGCGGCGGAATCCGGCAAGATCGACCCGATGCACCAGTTCGAGGTGACCCCGCTCGGCGGCGGTTTCAACCTCGGCGGGCACGAAGTGTTGTTCACCAACAGCGCGCTGTGGATGGTGATCGCGGCGGTCGTCCTCGGTCTCTTCATGTGGGGCGGCATGCGCCGCCAGCTCGTCCCCGGCCGCTGGCAGGCTGCGGTCGAGGGCTTCACCGGCTTCATCTCGAACATGATGATGGCGAATATCGGCACCGAAGGCCGCAAATATACGCCCTATGTCTTCTCGCTCTTCATGTTCATCCTCTTCTGCAACCTGCTCGGCATGTTGCCGCTGGGCGTGCTGGGGCTCCATCCCTTCACCGTGACCAGCCACATCGCGATCACCGGCGTGCTCGCGCTGCTTTCCTTCTCGATCGTGCTCGTCGTCGGCTTCTGGCGCCACGGACTCCACTTCTTCTCGCTCTTCGTGCCGCACGGCACGCCGCTGCCGATGATCCCCTTCATCGCGGTGATCGAGTTCATCTCGTTCATGATCCGTCCGTTCAGCCTCGGGCTGCGGCTCTTCGTCGCGATGACCGCGGGTCACGTGCTCCTGAAAGTGCTGTCGGGCTTCGTAATCAACGGCTTCAATGCCGAGAACGCCATCATCGGCTCGGTCGTGTCGCTGCTCAGCTTCACCCTGATGATCGGCATCAGCGCGCTCGAGCTGCTCGTCGCCGGCATCCAGGCCTATGTTTTCGCCCTGTTGACCTCGCTGTACATCAACGACGCGGTCAATCTTCACTAA